A stretch of the Zeugodacus cucurbitae isolate PBARC_wt_2022May chromosome 6, idZeuCucr1.2, whole genome shotgun sequence genome encodes the following:
- the Tret1-2_2 gene encoding facilitated trehalose transporter Tret1-2 homolog — MTENNPAKPEELETLTTKNGKTAKVVSGLNRPAKKIPLGEQRRAVRRQELMVILGNIGLLSAGMALGLPTVTLRQLTDPNEAVHLSESQASWFASINTLSCPLGGLLSGLLLDKMGRKNTLYVLNGIALASWALMALAIESNVDTVFIQLMVSRFCIGIAMGISSAPVGVYSAEISLPRIRGRLILGTSVSIALGILVIYIMGYFIRNDWQLISMICCAYQIVAILCILPMPESPSWLVSKGRLEEARRALNYFRGLDKSDEITHPEVLAEYNLMQKSIQLGEGVKKSPFLKSIREPEVYKPLLILMGLFAFQQLTGIFVVVVYAVQISQEAGVTIDPFMCAILIGVGRVATTVLLGIILEKWGRRRSGIVSALGMCICMFLLAGYSWCSVLQLIPYLPVIAIISFIILSTFGLYTLPFFMISELFPQKVRGAASGLTVAVGMVFAFICIKTYPAMKNALDKEFCFVIYGIMAFIAAIYVYAVLPETRGRTLLAIEDQFRTGVKSQRYQAAPVEMQEVSVK, encoded by the exons ATGACCGAAAACAACCCCGCCAAACCAGAAGAACTGGAAACTCTGACAACAAAAAATGGTAAAACAGCGAAAGTTGTTTCAGGACTTAATAGGCCAGCAAAAAAGATACCGTTGGGCGAACAAAGGCGTGCGGTTCGACGTCAAGAATTAATGGTGATACTCGGTAATATTGGATTGCTTTCTGCCGGCATGGCGCTGGGTTTGCCAACAGTCACTTTACGGCAGCTGACGGACCCAAACGAGGCTGTCCATCTCAGCGAGTCACAGGCTTCGTGGTTTG CTTCCATCAACACACTTTCATGCCCGCTCGGTGGTCTCCTATCTGGCTTATTACTGGATAAAATGGGCCGCAAAAATACCCTCTATGTGTTAAATGGTATTGCGCTTGCTTCATGGGCTTTGATGGCTTTGGCGATAGAGAGTAATGTCGATACGGTTTTTATACAGCTGATGGTGTCGCGATTTTGTATTG GTATTGCTATGGGGATCTCCAGCGCGCCAGTCGGTGTCTACTCCGCCGAAATTAGCTTACCGCGCATACGTGGACGACTAATTCTTGGCACGTCGGTTTCAATAGCTTTGGGTATTCTAGTGATATACATAATGGGATATTTTATACGTAATGACTGGCAGTTAATCTCAATGATTTGCTGTGCCTATCAAATCGTGGCTATACTTTGCATTCTTCCAATGCCCGAATCACCCAGTTGGCTAGTGTCCAAGGGTCGCTTGGAGGAAGCGAGGAGAGCACTCAATTACTTTCGAGGATTGGACAAATCAG ATGAAATCACTCATCCGGAAGTGCTTGCCGAATATAACTTAATGCAGAAATCTATCCAGTTAGGGGAAGGTGTGAAGAAATCACCGTTTCTGAAGAGCATACGCGAACCAGAGGTTTACAAGCCACTTCTAATACTCATGGGCCTTTTCGCTTTCCAACAGTTAACGGGAATCTTTGTTGTAGTCGTTTATGCTGTGCAAATCTCACAAGAGGCTGGCGTCACTATAGACCCATTCATGTGCGCTATCCTGATCGGTGTTGGACGAGTCGCAACCACAGTTCTGCTAGGCATAATTCTGGAGAAATGGGGACGTCGTCGTTCGGGTATTGTGTCGGCGCTTGGCATGTGTATATGCATGTTCTTATTGGCCGGTTATAGCTGGTGTTCAGTGCTGCAATTAATACCGTACCTGCCGGTTATTGCAATTATTTCTTTCATCATCTTAAGCACATTCGGGCTCTACACTTTACCATTCTTCATGATATCTGAGCTTTTCCCGCAGAAAGTACGCGGTGCAGCCTCGGGGCTCACAGTGGCAGTAGGCATGGTTTTCGCATTCATCTGTATTAAAACATACCCGGCAATGAAGAATGCATTAGATAAAGAATTTTGCTTTGTAATTTACGGCATTATGGCTTTCATAGCGGCGATTTATGTGTACGCAGTGTTGCCGGAGACACGTGGCCGCACGCTGCTCGCCATTGAAGACCAGTTCCGCACTGGCGTTAAATCGCAGCGTTATCAAGCCGCTCCAGTGGAAATGCAGGAAGTGTCCGTCAAATGA